One Pseudomonadota bacterium DNA window includes the following coding sequences:
- a CDS encoding glycosyltransferase family 2 protein has product MSIDAPDTAGEADGSGEPLAASLSIVIPMYNEQDNVAPMMADVHRALAAYPAPWELVVVDDGSTDQTRQRLQGEAARYGEHVRVRVLRRNFGQTAAMQAGIDAARGEVIATLDGDLQNDPQDIPRMVDQFLRRDLDLLCGWRADRQDTWLMRKLPSRIANWLIGRVTGVRITDYGCSLKVYRAEVIKGVRLYGEMHRFIPVWVASATSPLRIDQTPVNHRPRVHGVSKYGLSRTFRVVLDLLVVFFFLRYHAKPGHFFGGIGLSFGALGSLVLAYLGVVKFVLGEDIGSRPLLFVGILLVIASLQFLTTGILGELLSRTYYESTAAAAYRVRVDDAESHTAWAGPRNTSSNRAARAQG; this is encoded by the coding sequence ATGAGCATCGATGCCCCCGACACGGCTGGCGAGGCGGACGGTTCGGGCGAGCCACTCGCCGCCTCCCTATCGATCGTCATCCCCATGTACAACGAGCAGGACAACGTCGCGCCGATGATGGCCGACGTGCACCGCGCGTTGGCCGCCTACCCCGCACCCTGGGAGTTGGTGGTGGTGGACGATGGCAGCACGGACCAGACGCGGCAACGACTGCAAGGCGAAGCGGCCCGCTACGGTGAGCATGTCAGGGTTCGCGTGCTGCGCCGGAACTTCGGCCAGACCGCGGCGATGCAAGCGGGCATCGACGCCGCTCGCGGCGAGGTCATCGCCACCCTGGACGGCGACCTGCAGAACGACCCACAAGACATCCCGCGCATGGTCGACCAATTCCTGCGGCGAGACCTCGACCTGCTGTGCGGCTGGCGTGCCGATCGCCAGGATACCTGGCTCATGCGCAAGCTGCCCTCGCGCATCGCCAACTGGCTGATCGGTCGCGTGACCGGTGTGCGCATCACCGATTACGGCTGCAGCCTCAAGGTCTACCGCGCCGAGGTGATCAAGGGCGTGCGCCTGTACGGCGAGATGCATCGGTTCATCCCCGTGTGGGTGGCCTCCGCAACCTCGCCCCTGCGCATCGATCAAACGCCCGTCAACCATCGCCCGCGCGTGCACGGTGTGTCCAAATACGGTCTCTCGCGTACTTTCCGCGTGGTGCTCGATCTACTCGTGGTGTTCTTCTTCCTGCGCTACCACGCCAAGCCGGGCCACTTCTTCGGCGGCATCGGCCTGAGCTTCGGTGCCCTCGGCAGCCTCGTCCTCGCCTACCTCGGCGTGGTGAAGTTCGTGCTGGGCGAGGACATCGGCTCGCGGCCCCTGCTGTTCGTGGGCATCCTGCTGGTGATCGCCTCGCTGCAATTTCTCACCACGGGCATCCTCGGCGAGTTGCTGAGCCGCACCTACTACGAGTCCACCGCCGCCGCCGCCTATCGCGTA
- a CDS encoding lysylphosphatidylglycerol synthase domain-containing protein produces MLSVPALGLWVHLTVGWTQLLSPWMGLHAVDYGVLLVGIVVSYLARAARLFDYCRAIVGHAPLATLRLSLLHNLFNNLLPMRTGEAAFPLLMKRYFGARYVDTGLSLLWLRVLDLAALTLLAALVVATGSALPPLARGLAIALAFASAGGLLALPWLVRRLPGRQDGGRAQRLIHAIGSALPASTAAYARAVLLTLVAWAGKGLAFVWLVLQFTALTPPTAAVGVAAGELSSVLPVHGVAGSGTYEAAMVGALVAVGADHDVALLAAVNVHLLLLGAALALGTVALALPRPTSSFNDDQVS; encoded by the coding sequence ATGCTGAGTGTGCCCGCGCTCGGCCTATGGGTTCATCTAACTGTGGGGTGGACCCAGCTCCTCTCCCCCTGGATGGGCCTCCACGCCGTCGACTACGGTGTGCTGCTCGTCGGCATAGTCGTCTCCTACCTCGCGCGGGCCGCCCGCCTCTTCGACTACTGTCGTGCCATCGTCGGCCACGCGCCCCTGGCGACGCTGCGCTTGAGCCTGCTGCACAACCTGTTCAACAACCTGTTGCCCATGCGCACCGGTGAAGCGGCCTTCCCCCTCCTGATGAAACGCTACTTCGGCGCGCGCTACGTCGACACGGGGTTGTCGCTCCTGTGGCTGCGCGTCCTGGACCTCGCCGCCCTGACCTTGCTGGCCGCCTTGGTGGTCGCGACGGGAAGTGCGCTACCGCCCCTTGCTCGCGGGCTCGCCATCGCCTTGGCCTTCGCCAGTGCCGGGGGCCTACTCGCGCTGCCCTGGTTGGTGCGACGGCTACCCGGGCGGCAAGACGGCGGCCGCGCGCAGCGACTGATCCACGCGATCGGTAGCGCGCTGCCCGCGAGCACGGCCGCCTACGCCCGAGCCGTGCTCCTCACCCTGGTCGCATGGGCCGGCAAGGGACTCGCCTTCGTCTGGCTGGTGCTGCAGTTCACCGCGCTCACACCGCCCACGGCTGCCGTGGGGGTGGCCGCCGGCGAACTGTCGAGCGTGCTGCCCGTGCACGGCGTCGCCGGCAGCGGCACCTACGAGGCGGCGATGGTGGGTGCGCTGGTGGCCGTGGGCGCCGATCACGACGTCGCCCTCCTGGCGGCCGTCAACGTCCACCTGCTTCTCCTCGGCGCCGCCCTGGCCCTCGGCACCGTGGCCCTCGCGCTGCCGCGCCCGACATCGTCCTTCAACGATGATCAGGTAAGCTGA